A single region of the Paraburkholderia megapolitana genome encodes:
- the murJ gene encoding murein biosynthesis integral membrane protein MurJ, translating into MNLFRALLTVSGFTLLSRVTGLARETLIARAFGASQYTDAFYVAFRIPNLLRRISAEGAFSQAFVPILAEFKNQQGHDATKALVDATSTVLAWVLAVLSVLGIFGASFVVFVVASGLRADGQAYPLAVSMTRIMFPYIVFISLTSLASGVLNTYKNFSLPAFAPVLLNVAFIVAAVFVAPHLQKPVYALAWAVIAGGVLQFLVQLPGLKKIDMLPRIGLNPLKALAHRGVKRVLAKMLPAMFAVSVAQISLIINTNIASRIGPGAVSWINYADRLMEFPTALLGVALGTILLPSLSKAHVDADPHEYSSLLDWGLRVTFLLAAPSAVALFFFAEPLTATLFHYGKFDANAVVMVGRALSAYGVGLIGLILIKILAPGFYAKQDIKTPVKIAVAVLIATQISNYIFVPIFAHAGLTLSIGLGSCMNAGLLFFMLRRRGIYMPSRGWTVFFAQLIGACLVLAGTMHWFAVNFDWIGLHAEPLARIALLGACLVLFAALYFGMLWLMGFKYAYFRRRAK; encoded by the coding sequence ATGAATCTATTCCGAGCCCTGCTGACGGTCAGCGGCTTCACGCTGCTGTCGCGCGTGACCGGACTGGCCCGCGAAACGCTGATCGCCCGTGCGTTCGGCGCCAGCCAATACACCGACGCGTTCTACGTCGCCTTCCGCATTCCCAACCTGCTGCGCCGCATTTCCGCCGAGGGCGCGTTCTCGCAGGCGTTCGTGCCGATCCTCGCCGAATTCAAGAACCAGCAGGGCCACGACGCGACCAAGGCACTGGTCGACGCGACCTCGACCGTGCTGGCCTGGGTACTGGCCGTGTTGTCGGTGCTGGGCATTTTCGGTGCGTCGTTCGTCGTGTTCGTGGTCGCGTCGGGCCTGCGCGCCGACGGCCAGGCTTACCCGCTCGCCGTATCGATGACGCGGATCATGTTCCCGTACATCGTGTTCATTTCGCTGACGTCGCTGGCGTCGGGCGTGCTCAACACCTACAAGAACTTTTCGCTGCCGGCATTCGCGCCGGTGCTGCTGAACGTCGCGTTCATCGTCGCGGCCGTGTTCGTCGCGCCGCATCTGCAAAAACCGGTCTATGCGCTCGCCTGGGCGGTGATCGCGGGCGGTGTGCTGCAATTCCTCGTGCAGTTGCCGGGGTTGAAGAAGATCGACATGCTGCCGCGCATCGGCCTGAACCCGCTGAAAGCGCTGGCGCATCGCGGCGTGAAGCGCGTGCTCGCGAAGATGCTGCCCGCGATGTTCGCCGTATCCGTCGCGCAGATCAGCCTGATCATCAACACGAACATCGCCTCGCGTATCGGGCCCGGCGCCGTATCGTGGATCAATTACGCCGACCGGCTGATGGAATTCCCGACGGCGCTGCTCGGTGTCGCGCTCGGCACGATCCTGCTGCCGAGCCTGTCGAAGGCGCACGTCGACGCCGATCCGCACGAATATTCGTCGCTGCTCGACTGGGGCCTGCGCGTGACGTTCCTGCTTGCCGCGCCCAGCGCGGTCGCACTGTTCTTCTTCGCCGAACCGCTCACCGCCACGCTGTTCCACTACGGCAAGTTCGACGCCAACGCCGTGGTGATGGTCGGCCGCGCGCTGTCCGCCTACGGTGTCGGGTTGATCGGGCTGATCCTCATCAAGATTCTCGCGCCTGGCTTCTATGCGAAGCAGGACATCAAGACACCGGTGAAAATCGCGGTCGCCGTGCTGATCGCGACGCAGATCAGCAACTACATCTTCGTGCCGATCTTCGCGCACGCGGGCCTCACGCTCAGCATCGGCCTCGGTTCGTGCATGAACGCGGGCTTGCTGTTCTTCATGCTGCGCCGGCGCGGTATCTATATGCCGTCGCGCGGCTGGACGGTGTTTTTCGCGCAACTGATCGGCGCGTGTCTCGTGCTGGCCGGGACGATGCACTGGTTCGCGGTGAATTTCGACTGGATCGGCCTGCATGCCGAGCCGCTCGCGCGGATCGCGCTGCTCGGCGCGTGCCTCGTGCTGTTCGCGGCGCTATATTTCGGTATGCTCTGGCTCATGGGTTTCAAGTACGCGTATTTCAGAAGGCGAGCGAAGTGA
- the rpsT gene encoding 30S ribosomal protein S20 translates to MANTAQARKRARQAAKANSHNSALRSKFRTAIKAVRKAIEAGDKAKAAEIFQASSKTIDIIADKKIVHKNKAARHKSRLAAALKGLQAPAAQ, encoded by the coding sequence ATGGCTAACACCGCACAAGCACGTAAGCGCGCCCGCCAGGCCGCCAAGGCCAACTCGCACAACTCGGCGCTGCGCTCGAAGTTCCGCACCGCCATCAAGGCTGTTCGCAAGGCAATCGAAGCCGGCGACAAGGCCAAGGCCGCTGAAATTTTCCAGGCATCGTCGAAGACCATCGACATCATTGCCGACAAGAAAATCGTTCACAAGAACAAGGCCGCTCGCCATAAGAGCCGCCTCGCTGCAGCCCTCAAGGGCCTGCAAGCGCCCGCAGCACAGTAA
- a CDS encoding DUF3579 domain-containing protein, translated as MAEAPPTEYFIQGITHSGKTFRPSDWSERLAGVMSCFGPGAKGPNARLQYSLYVRPTMLGNLKCVILDSRLRDIEPMAFDFVLNFAKDNDLVVTEACELPPEHGTRKGAAG; from the coding sequence ATGGCCGAAGCACCCCCAACCGAGTATTTCATCCAAGGCATTACGCACAGCGGAAAGACGTTTCGGCCGAGCGACTGGTCGGAGCGACTCGCTGGCGTGATGTCGTGTTTCGGGCCGGGTGCGAAAGGGCCGAATGCCAGACTGCAGTACTCGCTGTACGTGCGTCCTACGATGCTCGGCAATCTGAAGTGCGTGATCCTCGACTCGCGTTTGCGCGACATCGAACCGATGGCCTTCGATTTCGTGCTGAACTTTGCGAAGGACAACGACCTTGTCGTGACGGAGGCCTGTGAGTTGCCGCCTGAGCACGGTACGCGCAAGGGTGCGGCCGGGTAG
- the argF gene encoding ornithine carbamoyltransferase: protein MTAKKIRHYLQFKDFSLDDYEYVLERARILKRKFKNYETYHPLHDRTLAMIFEKNSTRTRLSFEAGIFQLGGHAVFMSTRDTQLGRGEPIEDAAQVISRMVDIIMIRTFGQDILQRFADNSRVPVINGLTNEYHPCQVLADIFTYYEHRGPIRGKTVAWVGDANNMLYTWIEAAQILGFKLQLSTPPGYKLDHGLVSADSAPFYKEFDDPDEACAGADLVTTDVWTSMGFEAENEVRKKAFADWCVDADMMARARPDALFMHCLPAHRGEEVSAEVIDGPQSVVWDEAENRLHVQKALMEFLLLGKLNH, encoded by the coding sequence ATGACCGCCAAGAAAATTCGTCACTATCTGCAGTTCAAGGATTTCTCGCTGGATGACTACGAGTACGTGCTCGAACGCGCACGCATCCTGAAACGCAAATTCAAGAACTACGAGACGTATCATCCGCTGCACGACCGCACGCTCGCGATGATCTTCGAGAAGAACTCGACGCGCACGCGCCTGTCGTTCGAAGCGGGCATCTTCCAGCTCGGCGGTCACGCGGTGTTCATGAGCACGCGCGACACGCAGCTCGGGCGCGGCGAACCGATCGAAGACGCGGCCCAGGTCATCTCGCGGATGGTCGACATCATCATGATCCGCACGTTCGGCCAGGACATTCTCCAGCGCTTTGCCGACAACTCGCGCGTGCCGGTCATCAACGGTCTGACCAACGAATATCATCCGTGTCAGGTGCTGGCGGATATCTTCACGTACTACGAGCATCGCGGGCCGATTCGCGGCAAGACGGTCGCGTGGGTCGGCGACGCCAACAACATGCTCTACACGTGGATCGAAGCCGCTCAGATTCTCGGCTTCAAGCTGCAATTGTCCACGCCGCCCGGCTACAAGCTCGACCACGGGCTGGTTTCAGCGGATAGCGCGCCGTTCTACAAGGAATTCGACGATCCGGACGAAGCCTGCGCGGGCGCCGATCTCGTCACCACCGACGTCTGGACCAGCATGGGTTTCGAAGCGGAAAACGAAGTGCGCAAGAAAGCCTTCGCGGACTGGTGCGTGGACGCGGACATGATGGCGCGCGCGCGCCCCGATGCACTCTTCATGCATTGCCTGCCGGCACACCGCGGCGAAGAAGTCAGCGCGGAAGTGATCGATGGGCCGCAAAGCGTGGTGTGGGACGAGGCGGAAAACCGCCTGCACGTGCAGAAAGCGCTGATGGAATTTCTGCTGCTCGGCAAGCTGAATCACTGA
- the murB gene encoding UDP-N-acetylmuramate dehydrogenase produces the protein MPQPDSPSFVAGYPLRAHNTFGFDVRARFACRIEHEAQFAAAVRDPRAVGLRRLVLGGGSNLVLTGDFDGLVLLVALQGRRVIREESDAWYVEAAAGENWHAFVAWTLDHGLPGLENLALIPGTVGAAPIQNIGAYGLEMAERFASLRAVDLATGDIVEMDAAACRFGYRDSFFKQEGRDRFAIASVTFRLPKAWTPRAAYADLARQLAVQQQADAPDARAIFDAVVAVRRAKLPDPSVLGNAGSFFKNPVIDAARFAALKAREPEVVSYPQPDGSVKLAAGWLIDQCGWKGRAVGAAAVHERQALVLVNRGGATGAEVLALARAIREDVLRRFDVELEMEPVCL, from the coding sequence ATGCCCCAGCCTGATTCCCCTTCGTTCGTTGCCGGTTACCCGCTACGGGCGCACAACACTTTCGGCTTCGACGTGCGCGCGCGCTTCGCGTGCCGGATCGAGCATGAAGCGCAGTTCGCGGCGGCCGTGCGCGACCCGCGGGCGGTGGGGCTGCGCCGGCTCGTGCTGGGCGGCGGCAGCAACCTGGTATTGACCGGCGATTTCGACGGCCTGGTGCTGCTCGTCGCATTGCAGGGGCGTCGGGTAATTCGCGAAGAAAGCGATGCATGGTACGTCGAAGCTGCAGCCGGCGAGAACTGGCACGCGTTCGTCGCGTGGACACTCGACCACGGGCTGCCCGGCCTCGAAAACCTGGCGTTGATTCCGGGTACCGTCGGTGCGGCGCCGATCCAGAACATCGGTGCGTATGGGCTCGAGATGGCTGAGCGCTTCGCCTCGCTGCGCGCGGTGGATCTCGCCACCGGCGATATCGTCGAAATGGACGCCGCCGCGTGCCGGTTCGGGTATCGCGACAGTTTTTTCAAGCAGGAAGGGCGGGACCGTTTTGCTATCGCATCGGTAACGTTCAGGTTGCCGAAAGCCTGGACGCCGCGCGCCGCCTACGCCGATCTCGCGCGACAACTCGCTGTCCAGCAACAGGCCGATGCACCGGATGCGCGAGCGATCTTCGATGCGGTGGTGGCGGTACGCCGCGCAAAACTCCCCGACCCGTCGGTACTGGGAAATGCAGGCAGCTTCTTCAAGAACCCGGTCATCGATGCCGCGCGCTTTGCCGCATTGAAGGCGCGCGAGCCGGAGGTGGTGTCCTACCCGCAACCCGACGGCAGCGTGAAGCTGGCGGCTGGATGGCTGATCGATCAGTGCGGCTGGAAAGGCCGGGCCGTTGGCGCGGCCGCCGTGCACGAGCGACAAGCGCTCGTGCTGGTGAATCGCGGCGGCGCGACTGGCGCCGAGGTGCTCGCGCTGGCCCGCGCGATCCGCGAGGATGTGCTGCGCCGCTTCGACGTGGAGCTTGAAATGGAACCGGTGTGTCTCTGA
- a CDS encoding YajQ family cyclic di-GMP-binding protein, translated as MPSFDVVSEANMIEVKNAIEQSNKEISTRFDFKGSDARVEQKERELTAFADDEFKLGQVKDVLLSKMAKRNVDVRFLDYGKIEKIGGDKLKQVVTVKKGVSGDLAKKIVRLVKDSKIKVQASIQGDAVRVTGTKRDDLQGVIAMLRKDVTDTPLDFNNFRD; from the coding sequence ATGCCATCGTTTGACGTCGTCAGCGAAGCCAACATGATCGAAGTCAAGAACGCGATCGAGCAGTCCAACAAGGAAATTTCCACCCGTTTCGACTTCAAGGGGTCCGATGCCCGTGTCGAGCAGAAAGAGCGCGAACTGACCGCGTTCGCCGACGACGAATTCAAGCTGGGCCAGGTCAAGGACGTCCTGCTGTCGAAGATGGCCAAGCGCAACGTCGACGTGCGCTTCCTCGACTACGGCAAGATCGAGAAGATCGGCGGCGACAAGCTCAAGCAGGTCGTCACCGTGAAGAAAGGCGTGTCGGGCGATCTCGCGAAGAAAATCGTCAGGCTCGTGAAGGACAGCAAGATCAAGGTGCAGGCGAGCATTCAGGGCGATGCGGTGCGCGTGACCGGGACGAAACGCGACGATCTGCAAGGCGTGATCGCGATGCTGCGCAAGGATGTCACCGATACGCCGCTCGACTTCAATAACTTTCGCGACTGA
- the plsY gene encoding glycerol-3-phosphate 1-O-acyltransferase PlsY: protein MENLIVAVAAYLIGSVSFAVIVSAVMGLADPRSYGSKNPGATNVLRSGNKTAAILTLVGDAFKGWLAVWLVDRFGAHYGLDDDAVALAAIAVFLGHLYPLYFRFKGGKGVATAAGVLLAINPLLGLATLLTWVIVAFFFRYSSLAALVAAIFAPLYDGFLFGPSIVTLAIVVMSALLIWRHRGNIAKLMAGQESRLGGKKDDAGQGAGGNKQQQRRR from the coding sequence ATGGAAAACCTGATCGTCGCCGTCGCGGCCTATCTGATCGGTTCGGTGTCGTTTGCCGTGATCGTCAGCGCTGTCATGGGGCTGGCCGACCCGCGTTCGTACGGTTCGAAGAACCCCGGCGCGACCAACGTGCTGCGCAGCGGCAACAAGACAGCGGCGATCCTGACGCTGGTCGGCGATGCGTTCAAAGGGTGGCTCGCGGTCTGGCTCGTCGATCGCTTCGGCGCGCATTACGGCCTCGACGACGACGCGGTTGCGCTGGCGGCGATCGCTGTGTTCCTCGGGCACCTGTATCCGCTGTACTTCCGCTTCAAGGGCGGCAAAGGCGTGGCGACCGCGGCCGGTGTGCTGCTCGCAATCAATCCGCTGCTGGGTCTCGCCACGCTGCTGACGTGGGTGATCGTCGCGTTCTTCTTTCGCTATTCGTCGCTGGCGGCGCTGGTCGCGGCGATCTTCGCACCGCTTTACGATGGTTTCCTGTTTGGACCGAGCATCGTCACGCTTGCGATTGTCGTGATGAGCGCGCTACTGATCTGGCGTCACCGCGGCAATATCGCGAAGCTGATGGCGGGGCAGGAAAGCCGGCTCGGTGGGAAGAAGGACGACGCGGGTCAGGGCGCGGGCGGTAACAAGCAACAGCAGCGTCGCCGCTGA
- a CDS encoding aminoacyl-tRNA deacylase, with amino-acid sequence MSKSRHVSETPATQFLRRHGVAFGEHPYDYVEHGGTAESARQLGVDEHHVVKTLVMEDEHARPLIVLMHGDRTVSTKNLARQIGAKRVEPCKPEVASRHSGYLIGGTSPFGTRKAMPVYVESTVLELERVLLNGGRRGFLVSIEPVVLTTLLDAKPVQCASVE; translated from the coding sequence ATGAGCAAATCCAGACACGTTTCCGAAACCCCCGCGACCCAGTTTTTGCGCCGGCACGGCGTCGCGTTCGGCGAGCATCCGTATGACTATGTCGAGCACGGCGGCACCGCCGAATCGGCGCGCCAGCTCGGCGTCGACGAGCATCACGTGGTGAAAACGCTGGTGATGGAAGACGAACATGCCAGGCCGCTGATCGTCCTGATGCACGGCGACCGTACCGTCTCGACGAAGAACCTCGCGCGGCAGATCGGCGCGAAGCGTGTCGAGCCGTGCAAGCCCGAAGTCGCGAGCCGGCACTCCGGTTATCTGATCGGCGGTACGTCGCCGTTCGGCACGCGCAAGGCGATGCCGGTGTATGTCGAATCGACGGTGCTCGAACTCGAACGCGTTCTGCTGAACGGCGGCCGGCGCGGTTTTCTCGTCAGCATCGAGCCCGTCGTGCTGACGACGCTGCTCGACGCGAAACCGGTGCAATGCGCGAGCGTGGAGTGA
- a CDS encoding class I adenylate-forming enzyme family protein produces the protein MNIDPQGASAPTLRSAIDVPSLLASLPARISELPVRAAARQPDHPALIEDARSLTYAQFAEAIDGVAAILQARGVRGGDRVMIVAENSIVQVVLLFAAAKLDAWALVSNARLSAAELDAIRAHAQPRIVAYAVETSPDARQHAQRHDAQAAPTLATDIGAWSYALDASVAPEPVEAANDRQCAALIYTTGTTGAPKGVMLSHRNLLFIAGISSSLRRIGPNDVVYAVLPISHVYGLASVCLGSMFAGTTLRLAPRFSPEAVRRALAEERISIFQGVPAMHAKLLEHLQTQGHAWSAPHLRFAYSGGSPLDAALKARVEGVYGVTLHNGYGMTESSPTIAQTMLDAPRADCSVGQVIPGVDVRFVTLDGVEAAPGEIGELWARGPNLMLGYYRNPEQTHATVTSDGWLKTGDLARQDADGALHIVGRSKELIIRSGFNVYPAEVEHVLNAHPEVVQSAVVGRAVEGNEEVIAFVELAAGSTVAPDVLAQWCRERLAPYKQPAEIRVLAALPAASTGKILKHKLRDVV, from the coding sequence TTGAATATCGACCCCCAGGGCGCCAGCGCGCCCACCCTTCGCTCGGCCATCGACGTCCCCTCCCTGCTCGCCTCGCTGCCCGCACGCATCTCCGAGCTTCCGGTGCGCGCGGCGGCCCGGCAACCCGACCATCCGGCGCTGATCGAAGACGCACGCAGCCTGACTTATGCGCAATTCGCCGAGGCGATCGATGGTGTAGCCGCAATCCTGCAGGCGCGAGGCGTGCGCGGCGGCGACCGCGTGATGATCGTGGCGGAAAACAGCATCGTGCAGGTGGTACTGCTGTTTGCGGCAGCGAAGCTCGACGCATGGGCGCTCGTATCGAATGCACGGCTCTCCGCCGCCGAACTCGACGCAATCCGCGCGCATGCGCAACCGCGCATCGTTGCGTACGCGGTGGAAACGTCGCCCGATGCGCGACAGCATGCACAACGTCATGACGCACAGGCGGCGCCCACACTTGCCACCGATATCGGCGCCTGGTCGTACGCACTCGACGCCAGCGTCGCCCCCGAACCGGTCGAAGCCGCCAACGACCGTCAATGCGCCGCCCTCATCTACACGACTGGCACCACCGGCGCGCCGAAAGGCGTGATGCTGTCGCATCGAAACCTGCTGTTCATCGCCGGGATTTCGAGCTCGCTGCGCCGCATCGGTCCGAACGACGTGGTCTACGCGGTGCTGCCGATCTCGCATGTGTACGGCCTCGCCTCGGTGTGCCTCGGTAGCATGTTCGCTGGCACGACACTGCGGCTCGCCCCGCGCTTCTCGCCCGAAGCGGTGCGGCGCGCACTCGCCGAAGAGCGGATCTCGATCTTCCAGGGCGTGCCCGCGATGCACGCAAAGCTGCTCGAACATCTGCAGACGCAGGGCCATGCGTGGTCGGCGCCGCATCTGCGGTTTGCCTACTCAGGCGGCTCGCCGCTCGATGCAGCGCTGAAGGCGCGCGTCGAAGGCGTGTACGGCGTCACGCTGCACAACGGCTACGGCATGACGGAGAGCAGCCCGACCATCGCGCAAACAATGCTCGATGCGCCGCGCGCCGATTGCTCGGTCGGCCAGGTCATTCCCGGCGTCGATGTGCGCTTCGTGACACTCGACGGTGTCGAAGCCGCGCCTGGCGAAATCGGCGAGCTGTGGGCGCGCGGCCCGAACTTGATGCTCGGCTACTACCGCAACCCGGAACAAACGCACGCCACCGTCACCAGCGACGGCTGGCTGAAGACCGGCGACCTCGCCCGCCAGGACGCGGACGGTGCGCTGCATATCGTCGGGCGCAGCAAGGAGCTGATCATCCGCTCGGGCTTCAACGTTTATCCCGCCGAAGTCGAGCATGTGTTGAATGCGCACCCGGAGGTCGTGCAATCGGCGGTGGTGGGTCGGGCGGTGGAGGGCAACGAAGAGGTCATTGCATTCGTCGAACTGGCGGCCGGCTCGACGGTTGCGCCCGATGTGCTTGCGCAATGGTGTAGGGAGCGGCTCGCGCCGTACAAACAGCCGGCTGAGATCCGCGTGCTCGCGGCACTACCGGCTGCGTCGACGGGCAAGATTCTCAAGCACAAGCTGCGCGACGTTGTTTGA
- the xerD gene encoding site-specific tyrosine recombinase XerD, which translates to MSETASSTAAASSSSDTVATSPLFTASNASIDAFCDALWLEHGLSRNTLDAYRRDLRLFAEWLASTRELSLDVAAEPDLTAYSVVRQKDKSTSSNRRLSVFRRYYAWAVREHRAAVDPTLRIRSAKQPARFPSTLTEAQVEALLGAPDVDTPLGLRDRTMLELMYASGLRVTELVTLKTVEVGLNEGVVRVLGKGSKERLIPFGEEAHGWIERYLREARPELLGARAADALFVTARAEGMTRQQFWHIIKRHAKTADVHAPLSPHTLRHAFATHLLNHGADLRVVQLLLGHTDISTTQIYTHVARERLKSLHAAHHPRG; encoded by the coding sequence ATGAGCGAAACCGCTTCGAGCACGGCCGCGGCTTCCTCTTCCTCCGACACCGTTGCAACATCGCCGCTCTTCACGGCCAGCAACGCTTCGATCGACGCGTTCTGCGACGCGCTGTGGCTCGAACACGGACTGTCCCGCAACACGCTCGATGCCTACCGGCGCGATTTGCGGCTTTTTGCGGAGTGGCTGGCCAGCACGCGTGAGCTGTCGCTCGACGTCGCCGCCGAACCAGACCTGACCGCCTATAGCGTGGTGCGCCAGAAAGACAAGTCGACTTCGTCGAACCGCCGGTTGTCGGTGTTCCGGCGTTACTACGCGTGGGCTGTGCGCGAGCATCGCGCGGCGGTCGACCCGACGCTGCGCATCCGTTCGGCGAAACAGCCGGCGCGCTTTCCTTCGACGTTGACCGAAGCGCAGGTCGAAGCGCTGCTCGGCGCACCCGATGTCGATACGCCGCTCGGCTTGCGCGATCGCACGATGCTCGAACTGATGTACGCAAGCGGGTTGCGCGTGACCGAACTCGTCACGCTAAAGACCGTCGAGGTCGGACTCAACGAAGGTGTGGTGCGCGTACTGGGCAAGGGTTCGAAAGAGCGGCTGATTCCGTTCGGCGAGGAAGCGCACGGCTGGATCGAACGCTATCTGCGCGAAGCGCGGCCGGAACTGCTCGGCGCACGTGCGGCCGATGCGCTGTTCGTTACCGCGCGCGCGGAAGGTATGACGCGGCAGCAGTTCTGGCACATCATCAAGCGCCATGCCAAAACCGCCGATGTCCACGCGCCGTTATCGCCGCATACGCTGCGGCATGCGTTCGCAACGCATCTGCTGAATCACGGCGCCGATCTGCGCGTCGTGCAGTTGCTGCTCGGGCACACCGATATTTCAACGACGCAGATCTATACGCACGTTGCGCGCGAGCGGTTGAAGTCGTTGCATGCTGCTCATCATCCGCGCGGGTGA
- a CDS encoding methylated-DNA--[protein]-cysteine S-methyltransferase: protein MFHAVIDAPFGKVGIRLEDGMVREIVYLPVSVDNIAPASPLALHAVEQIERYFERASTTFDLPLAHVGTAFQRRVWAAICDIPPGTVLTYGQLAKKVDSVPRAVGQACGSNYFPIVIPCHRVVGSNWIGGFAHEDGEGYLREVKRWLLTHEGVPYAGGGHMKQMGLAL, encoded by the coding sequence ATGTTCCACGCAGTAATCGACGCACCGTTCGGCAAGGTCGGCATTCGTCTCGAAGACGGCATGGTGCGCGAGATCGTTTATTTGCCGGTTTCGGTCGATAACATCGCGCCCGCCTCGCCGCTTGCGTTGCATGCGGTCGAGCAGATCGAGCGTTACTTCGAACGTGCATCGACCACGTTCGATCTGCCGCTCGCGCACGTCGGCACCGCGTTTCAGCGCCGCGTATGGGCGGCGATCTGCGACATTCCGCCGGGCACCGTGCTGACTTATGGACAACTCGCGAAGAAAGTCGACAGTGTGCCGCGTGCAGTCGGCCAGGCGTGCGGTTCGAACTATTTCCCGATCGTGATTCCGTGTCATCGCGTGGTGGGGTCGAACTGGATCGGCGGCTTTGCGCATGAGGATGGCGAGGGTTATTTGCGCGAGGTGAAGCGCTGGCTGCTCACGCATGAAGGTGTGCCGTATGCGGGCGGTGGCCATATGAAGCAGATGGGTCTCGCGCTATGA
- the queG gene encoding tRNA epoxyqueuosine(34) reductase QueG gives MNRSPQYPVADTPASDDDARVMRRFDEAALTALALRIKTWGRELGFGALGISDTELPDAESGLAAWLEAGYHGEMDYMAKHGMKRARPAELVAGTRRVITARIAYLPAMTLTGTHAGKVTESDSSPAPDAPDWRADEMARLADPSAAVVSIYARGRDYHKVMRQRLQQLAERIEAEIGAYGYRVFTDSAPVLEVAFAQNAGIGWRGKHTLLLQRDAGSLFFLGEIYVDLPLPTDASIDPDSAPETAGAHCGSCTRCIDACPTGAIVEPYKVDARRCISYLTIELKGSIPEDMRPLIGNRVYGCDDCQLVCPWNKFAQAAPVADFDVRHGLDRASLVELFDWSASDFDTRMQGSAIRRIGYECWLRNLAVGMGNALRADAATLAGAARSAIVDALRRRADDPSPLVREHVQWALEAA, from the coding sequence ATGAACCGAAGTCCGCAGTACCCCGTTGCAGACACGCCTGCGTCCGATGACGATGCGCGTGTCATGCGTCGTTTCGATGAAGCGGCGCTGACAGCGCTCGCCCTGCGCATCAAGACATGGGGCCGCGAACTGGGTTTCGGTGCGCTCGGTATCAGCGATACCGAACTGCCCGATGCCGAGTCGGGACTCGCTGCGTGGCTCGAGGCGGGCTACCACGGCGAGATGGATTATATGGCCAAACATGGGATGAAACGCGCGCGGCCGGCCGAGCTTGTGGCCGGTACGCGACGCGTGATCACCGCCAGAATCGCCTATTTGCCCGCCATGACGCTGACCGGAACGCACGCTGGAAAGGTGACCGAAAGCGATTCCTCGCCCGCTCCTGATGCACCTGACTGGCGTGCCGACGAAATGGCGCGGCTGGCCGATCCGTCCGCGGCAGTCGTGTCGATCTATGCACGCGGCCGCGATTATCACAAGGTCATGCGCCAGCGGCTGCAGCAACTCGCGGAGCGCATCGAAGCGGAAATCGGTGCCTACGGCTACCGCGTCTTCACCGATTCGGCGCCGGTGCTCGAAGTAGCGTTCGCGCAAAATGCGGGGATCGGCTGGCGCGGCAAGCACACGCTGCTACTGCAGCGCGATGCCGGTTCGCTGTTCTTTCTCGGCGAAATCTATGTCGATCTGCCGCTACCCACCGACGCATCGATCGATCCCGACAGCGCGCCCGAAACCGCCGGCGCGCATTGCGGAAGCTGCACGCGGTGTATTGACGCATGCCCGACCGGCGCTATCGTCGAGCCGTACAAGGTGGACGCGCGGCGCTGCATTTCGTATCTGACGATCGAACTGAAAGGCAGTATTCCCGAAGATATGCGACCGTTGATCGGCAATCGCGTGTATGGGTGCGACGACTGCCAGCTCGTGTGTCCATGGAACAAGTTTGCCCAGGCCGCGCCGGTCGCCGATTTCGACGTGCGGCATGGGCTCGATCGTGCGTCGCTGGTCGAGCTGTTCGACTGGAGCGCCAGCGATTTCGATACGCGGATGCAAGGCAGCGCGATACGCCGCATCGGCTACGAGTGCTGGTTGCGCAATCTTGCGGTCGGTATGGGCAACGCGCTGCGCGCCGATGCGGCAACGCTTGCCGGCGCTGCGCGTAGTGCGATCGTCGATGCACTGCGCCGGCGCGCGGACGATCCGTCGCCGCTGGTTCGCGAGCATGTTCAATGGGCGCTCGAAGCAGCGTAA